The proteins below come from a single Argentina anserina chromosome 1, drPotAnse1.1, whole genome shotgun sequence genomic window:
- the LOC126805048 gene encoding scarecrow-like protein 32, with translation MMQFTETPPQPLHQIVTTPPLFSPNLPIMNKNQTHRTRPWPGFPTSSKLTNFGDANCMEQLLVHCANAIETNDATLAQQILWVLNNIAPPDGDSNQRLTCAFLRALIARAARSGSLKLLAAMNAAQANLAIHTHKFSVIELAGFIDLTPWHRFGFTAANAAILEAVEGFSVIHIVDLSLTHCMQIPTLVDAIASRQDGLITPPLLKLTVAGTTEDVPPMLDLSYEELGSKLVNFARSRNIILEFTVIPSSYTDGFANLIEQLRVQNLVYPESGHEALVINCHMMLHYIPEETFQNFEPCSSSSTSITASSTSLRSMFLKAIRGLDPTVVVLVDEDADLTSNDLVGRLRSAFNYLWIPYDTVDTFLPRGSKQRQWYEADVCWKIENMIAYEGFQRVERLEPKCRWVQRMRSAGFRSVSFGEEAVNEVKAMLDEHAAGWGLKKEEEDLVLTWKGHNVVFATTWIPA, from the coding sequence ATGATGCAATTTACTGAAACACCACCGCAACCCTTGCACCAAATTGTGACCACACCACCGTTGTTCTCCCCTAACCTCCCTATCATGAACAAAAACCAGACACACCGGACGCGTCCCTGGCCTGGTTTCCCCACGTCGTCAAAGCTTACTAACTTCGGCGACGCCAATTGCATGGAGCAGCTACTAGTCCACTGTGCCAACGCCATCGAGACCAACGACGCCACCTTGGCGCAGCAGATCTTGTGGGTTCTCAACAACATTGCTCCCCCCGACGGGGACTCGAACCAGCGCCTCACCTGCGCTTTTCTTCGAGCCCTCATAGCTCGTGCGGCCAGGAGCGGCAGTCTTAAGCTCCTCGCCGCAATGAACGCCGCACAGGCCAACCTCGCAATACACACTCATAAATTCTCCGTCATCGAGCTTGCTGGGTTTATTGACCTCACTCCTTGGCATCGGTTTGGCTTCACCGCCGCAAATGCTGCCATTCTCGAGGCCGTGGAAGGCTTCTCCGTCATCCACATCGTTGACTTGAGTCTGACACACTGTATGCAAATCCCAACTCTGGTCGATGCCATTGCATCTCGTCAGGACGGGTTAATTACTCCTCCGCTGCTGAAGCTCACCGTAGCCGGGACAACGGAAGATGTGCCGCCGATGCTGGATCTTTCGTATGAGGAGCTCGGGTCGAAGTTGGTTAATTTTGCTAGATCCCGGAACATAATTTTAGAATTTACAGTCATCCCTTCGAGTTATACTGATGGATTTGCAAACTTAATAGAACAGCTTCGTGTCCAGAACTTGGTGTATCCGGAGAGCGGCCACGAGGCTCTTGTCATAAACTGTCACATGATGCTCCATTACATTCCAGAGGAGACATTTCAGAATTTTGAGCCTTGTTCGTCATCCTCAACTTCCATTACTGCTTCCTCTACTTCACTGAGGTCGATGTTTCTGAAAGCAATTCGGGGTTTGGACCCAACTGTTGTCGTTTTGGTGGACGAGGACGCCGACTTGACCTCTAACGACTTGGTGGGGAGGCTAAGGTCGGCTTTCAACTATCTGTGGATACCTTATGATACTGTTGACACGTTTCTGCCGAGGGGGAGCAAGCAGAGGCAGTGGTATGAAGCTGATGTGTGCTGGAAAATTGAGAATATGATTGCTTACGAGGGGTTTCAGAGGGTGGAAAGGCTTGAACCAAAATGCCGGTGGGTGCAGCGAATGAGAAGCGCCGGATTTCGAAGTGTTTCGTTCGGGGAGGAGGCGGTGAATGAGGTGAAAGCAATGCTGGATGAGCACGCAGCTGGGTGGGGGttgaagaaggaagaagaagatcttGTGCTTACTTGGAAGGGACACAATGTTGTTTTTGCCACAACTTGGATTCCTGCTTGA